A genomic segment from Clarias gariepinus isolate MV-2021 ecotype Netherlands chromosome 11, CGAR_prim_01v2, whole genome shotgun sequence encodes:
- the LOC128533267 gene encoding olfactory receptor 2AT4-like, producing the protein MSGENMTFVKDFFIVGFPGLHPKYYALVSAVMFLIYVCTLIGNGFFLLLFARNKSLHKPMYFIYISLVLSDVLFSTCTLPKIIARYWFHDGTISFVACFFQMYLVHYFGTVDSYTLVLMALDRYIAVCYPFRYHTIMSNRNIIVLSLVVWVFAHGCNIMTVVRALPLPYCGANTIVHCYCDHVSIIRLACTDRSVYHFPALVYAMVILLGSLAIILVSYFCILLAVLQISSTHGWLETISTCTSQLIIIAIFFLPRCFYYFAVYIGVIFDADFQIAIIMLYSLLPPMINPLIYGLRTEEVKKILINLFKKKKEPR; encoded by the coding sequence ATGTCAGGTGAAAACATGACATTTGTGAAGGACTTTTTCATTGTTGGTTTCCCTGGACTTCATCCTAAATACTATGCTCTTGTGTCTGCAGTTATGTTCTTAATTTATGTGTGTACTTTAATTGGGAatggattttttcttcttttgtttgcAAGAAACAAAAGCCTTCATAAAcccatgtattttatttacataagtcTTGTGTTGTCTGATGTGCTGTTCAGTACATGCACTTTACCAAAGATTATTGCTAGATATTGGTTTCATGATGGGACCATTTCTTTTGTAGCTTGTTTTTTTCAGATGTACTTAGTGCATTATTTTGGGACAGTTGATTCGTACACACTAGTCTTAATGGCTCTAGATCGATATATAGCAGTTTGTTACCCATTTCGTTATCACACTATTATGTCAAATAGGAATATAATAGTTCTAAGCCTAGTGGTCTGGGTTTTTGCTCATGGTTGCAATATAATGACGGTTGTTCGGGCTCTTCCCCTGCCTTATTGTGGAGCTAACACTATTGTACACTGCTATTGTGATCATGTATCTATTATCAGACTTGCATGCACTGATAGGTCTGTATATCATTTTCCAGCTTTAGTTTATGCCATGGTAATATTGCTGGGATCTCTTGCCATTATACTGGTCTCCTATTTCTGCATACTCTTAGCTGTCCTACAAATATCAAGCACACATGGGTGGCTAGAGACTATTTCCACATGTACTTCTCAACTCATTataattgcaatatttttcttaCCCAGGTGTTTTTATTACTTTGCTGTCTATATAGGTGTCATATTTGATGCTGATTTCCAAATTGCTATCATTATGCTATATAGCCTGCTACCACCAATGATCAACCCTTTAATATATGGTCTAAGAACAGAGGAAGTCAAGAAGATTTTgataaacttatttaaaaaaaaaaaagagccaagGTAG
- the LOC128533270 gene encoding olfactory receptor 2AT4-like, producing MPDGNVTFVKDFYIVGFPGLHPTYYVLVSAVLCLVYVCILIVNGMFLLLFATNKCLHKPMYFIYVSLVLSDVLFSTTTLPKIIARYVFQDGTISFAACFSQMYLVHYFGVVSSYTLAVMAIDRYIAVCYPFGYHTIMSNRNTLILSMVIWVFSHPISIMTVVRAFPLTYCGANTIIHCYCDHISITRLACTDRALYSFPAFVYAMVILLGSLAIIVFSYSFIIFAVLQISSTHGRLKTFSTCSSQLIIIALFFLPRCLNYLAANIGITFNADLQIAIILLYSLLPPMINPLLYSLKTEEVKNILISKFKKHQVSLTLLS from the coding sequence ATGCCAGATGGAAATGTGACGTTTGTGAAGGACTTTTACATTGTTGGTTTTCCTGGACTTCATCCTACATATTATGTCCTTGTATCTGCAgttttgtgtttagtttatGTGTGCATCTTGATTGTAAATGGAatgtttcttcttttgtttgCAACTAACAAATGTCTCCACAAaccaatgtattttatttatgtaagtcTTGTGTTGTCTGATGTGTTGTTCAGTACAACCACCTTACCGAAGATCATTGCTAGATATGTGTTCCAAGATGGGACTATTTCTTTTGCAGCTTGCTTTTCTCAGATGTATTTAGTACATTATTTTGGTGTGGTCAGTTCATACACACTAGCCGTAATGGCCATAGATCGATATATAGCAGTTTGCTACCCATTTGGTTATCATACTATAATGTCAAATAGAAATACACTAATTCTGTCCATGGTAATCTGGGTATTTTCTCATCCTATCAGTATAATGACAGTTGTTCGAGCCTTCCCACTTACTTATTGTGGTGCCAATACTATTATTCACTGTTATTGTGATCACATATCTATTACCAGACTTGCATGCACTGACCGGGCTCTATATAGTTTTCCAGCTTTTGTTTATGCCATGGTTATATTGCTGGGATCTCTTGCCATAATTGTGTTTTCCTACTCCTTCATAATTTTTGCCGTCCTACAAATATCTAGTACACATGGAAGgctaaaaacattttcaacatgTAGTTCTCAACTCATTATAATTGCTCTCTTCTTCTTACCTAGGTGTCTTAATTACTTGGCTGCGAATATAGGTATTACATTTAATGCTGATTTGCAAATTGCAATCATTTTGCTGTATAGCCTGCTACCTCCAATGATAAACCCATTACTATACAGTCTAAAAACAGAAGAAGTTAAGAACATTTTAAtaagcaaatttaaaaaacaccaaGTAAGCTTGACCTTATTATCTTAA